The Numenius arquata unplaced genomic scaffold, bNumArq3.hap1.1 HAP1_SCAFFOLD_1506, whole genome shotgun sequence genome includes the window cctccttcctcctcttcctcctcttgagTGGGGACCCCCTttgtcctcctcatcctcctcttcctcctccacctgaGCGGGgacccccttcttcttcctcctccttcctcctcttcctcatgagCAGGgacccccttcctcctgctccttctcctgagAGGGGACCTCCTCCTTTCTCGTCTTCCTCCTCCTGAGCGtggaccctcttcttcctcctcctcttcttccttgtctTCCTCCTGAGCAGggacccccttcctccttctcctcctggacACCGTCACCTCTTGTCACCCCAACATTGGGGACACAACCCCAGGGAACCCACAAAACCTTCTAGAAACACCTTTTTACTGACCACCGGAGGCCACTGTGGCTGGTGGCACCCATGGATCTCCATGACAAGGCACCCACCAGCCCAGGGCCACCAGGGGATGGACACCGTCACCTCTTGTCACCCCAATATTGGGGGGACAACCCCAGGGAACCCACAAAACCTTCTAGAAACACCTTTTTATTGACCACCATGGCTGGTGGCACCCATAGATCATCATGACAAAGGACCCACCAGCCCAGGGCCACCAGGGGATGGACACCGTCACCTCTTGTCACCCCAACATTGGGGACACAACCCCAGGGAACCCACAAAACCTTCTAGAAACACCTTTTTACTGACCACCAGAGGCCACTGTGGCTGGTGGCACCCATGGATCTCCATGACAAGGCACCCACCAGCCCAGGGCCACCAGGGGATGGACACCGTCACCTCTTGTCACCCCAACATTGGGGACACAACCCCAGGGAACCCACAAAACCTTCTAGAAACACCTTTTTATTGACCACCATGGCCCATAGATCGTCATGACAAAGGCCTAGAGCCACCAGTAGGCCACGTTGGGGACagggttcccccccccacctcagagGAGAAGATGGAGGGAATACTCTGCCCGTGGCCACCGTGGGGCCGCCCGGGCCGAGATCCTTCCGATGACGGGTAATTTTTGAGCGTAACGAGAGACGTgacccccaccgcccccccccgtccccgtcgcCGTTCCTCCCCCACCGCCGCCGTGACACTGAGGGAAAAGGGTCTGAAACATCCTCCCTTGACACCTTCGCCCCGTTTGACGCCCGGCGATAACGAAGCTGAATctgggggggccccggggggtCAAACGACATTTTTGAAAGACCTCCCGTACCCCCCCGGGCCGGTGAGGACCCGCTCTTGGTGGTCCCCGTGGCCTCGGCAAGGCCGTTGGGCGATGGAAGGCCGGGCGGGCGGCCACGGTCTCCCCACCTCCCCGGGTGGGGgtctcctcctccctggggctgaCGGTGGCGTTGGCCGTTAATTGAGGCATTTTACGGACCCCCCCGGTTTCGGTAGCGAAGGGGACGGGGTCCTTTCGGTtaccgccgggggggggggtgaggggtggcgGGTGGCAACCCCGTTCCGAACCGAGTAGCCAAACTGTCGCCGAAGAATTCGTAGAGCTCCCGGTACATggcgggaagggagggggggggcaccgaggatgaggaggaagaaggaggggggggggggacggttGAGGCCGAAGGGGGGGTCGGAGGGGGGGtccgtggggctgggatggggggaacTGGCCAcgcggggggcggcggtggccaGCGGAGGCTGCTGGGCTTTCATCTTCAACAGCCGCTCCACGGCcacctgttggggtttttttttgggggggggggggggggggaggaaaaaagcagagatttggGCAAAAGCGGGAGGGATTTCTAAATTTCTGGATTTCTAaatttttcaatgaaattttGAGTGAAATTTTGAGTGAAATTTTTT containing:
- the TAF6L gene encoding LOW QUALITY PROTEIN: TAF6-like RNA polymerase II p300/CBP-associated factor-associated factor 65 kDa subunit 6L (The sequence of the model RefSeq protein was modified relative to this genomic sequence to represent the inferred CDS: inserted 2 bases in 2 codons) translates to PRTPPPTPPSASTVPPPPPSSSSSSVPPPSLPAMYRELYEFFGDSLATRFGTGLPPATPHPPXPGGNRKDPVPFATETGGVRKMPQLTANATVSPREEETPTRGGGETVAARPAFHRPTALPRPRGPPRAGPHRPGGVREVFQKCRLTPRGPPRFSFVIAGRQTGRRCQGRMFQTLFPQCHGGGGGGTATGTGGGGGGHVSRYAQKLPVIGRISARAAPRWPRAEYSLHLLL